A genomic segment from Microaerobacter geothermalis encodes:
- a CDS encoding (Fe-S)-binding protein — MAIGNFLWEDAPSEDKYSVCVHCGMCLESCPTYQELGLEHQSPRGRVYLIKSVAEGQMELNSLSMDPIFTCLDCRACETACPSGVKVGSLVEEARGQVFKAIPDPFVKRNVKKFFLRGVFANQKYMHSLGKMTRFYQKSGLQKLARKTGMLRILPDHLREMEAILPEIPKQPSVESIPEVTSPEGEKRARVALLTGCVMDVIFSEINEATVRVLAKNGCEIVVPREQNCCGALQIHAGDRETAKMLARKNIDTFLSLDADKVVVNAAGCGAFMKEYEELFCHDPEYREKAKQFSAKVEDVSKFLYDLGFRKPKGKVEAKITYHDACHLAHAQNIRFEPRQLLKEIPGIQLIEMPDADRCCGSAGIYNITHPEMAGRLLKRKMEDIPEEVELVSMGNPGCMMQMALGVHRHHRNEKIVHTVQILDWAYAKESETEERGE; from the coding sequence ATGGCAATCGGCAATTTTTTATGGGAAGATGCTCCTTCTGAAGATAAATATTCGGTTTGTGTTCACTGCGGCATGTGCCTGGAGTCTTGTCCTACTTATCAGGAGCTGGGATTAGAACACCAATCCCCCAGGGGTCGGGTTTACCTGATAAAATCCGTGGCTGAAGGCCAAATGGAATTAAATTCGTTATCCATGGACCCGATCTTTACGTGTCTCGATTGCCGCGCTTGTGAAACGGCATGTCCTTCCGGGGTTAAGGTGGGTAGTTTGGTTGAGGAAGCGAGGGGACAGGTTTTTAAGGCCATCCCGGATCCGTTCGTAAAACGAAATGTGAAAAAGTTTTTCCTGCGAGGCGTTTTTGCCAACCAAAAATATATGCATTCCCTTGGTAAAATGACTCGATTTTATCAAAAGTCAGGACTTCAAAAATTGGCCAGAAAAACGGGAATGCTACGAATTCTTCCCGACCATTTGCGTGAAATGGAAGCGATTTTGCCGGAGATTCCGAAACAGCCGTCCGTTGAGTCCATTCCGGAAGTGACTTCCCCTGAGGGAGAGAAAAGGGCTAGGGTGGCGCTATTGACTGGCTGTGTGATGGATGTCATCTTTAGCGAAATCAACGAGGCCACGGTCCGGGTACTGGCCAAAAATGGATGTGAGATTGTGGTGCCGAGGGAACAAAATTGCTGCGGTGCCCTGCAAATTCATGCAGGCGATCGTGAGACCGCCAAAATGCTTGCTAGGAAAAATATTGACACTTTCCTTTCCCTTGATGCAGATAAAGTAGTTGTTAATGCGGCAGGCTGCGGTGCTTTTATGAAGGAGTATGAAGAACTGTTTTGTCATGATCCGGAATATCGGGAGAAGGCTAAACAGTTTTCCGCCAAAGTGGAGGACGTTTCCAAATTCCTTTATGACTTGGGATTCCGGAAACCAAAAGGGAAAGTGGAAGCCAAGATTACTTACCATGACGCATGTCATCTGGCCCATGCCCAGAATATCCGATTTGAACCCAGACAGCTTCTTAAGGAAATACCCGGAATACAATTGATCGAGATGCCTGATGCTGATCGCTGCTGCGGAAGTGCAGGTATTTATAATATTACTCACCCAGAGATGGCCGGAAGGCTTCTGAAGAGGAAAATGGAAGATATACCGGAAGAAGTAGAACTGGTCTCCATGGGAAATCCGGGATGTATGATGCAGATGGCTTTGGGGGTCCATCGTCACCATCGCAATGAAAAGATTGTGCATACCGTACAGATACTTGACTGGGCTTACGCCAAAGAATCGGAAACAGAAGAGAGGGGAGAATAG
- a CDS encoding FAD-binding oxidoreductase, whose translation MERDSLISQLISILGYDAVIYKTEELRTYECDGYTIDKGLPRAVVFPSSTEEVSKVVRLLHQEKIPFIPRGAGTGLSGGAIAIGGEVIISLVRMKKLLEVDFPNRKAVVQPGFINLKLTNSIAGKGYYYAPDPSSQQACTIGGNVGENAGGAHCLKYGVTTNHILGLELVLPNGEVVELGGVADMPGYDLVGILTGSEGTLGIVTKITVRILKKPEGVKTVLALFDSVEDASQTVSDIIATGIVPAALEMMDKTAIQAVESGAFPVGYPEGLEAVLIVEVDGIKDGIDDQIEQIIRVCKKHQVRDVKAATSEKERIRWWANRKTAFGAMGTISPDYLVQDGVIPRSRLPEVLKAIREISEDCGLRIANVFHAGDGNLHPLILFDARVPGETEKAVKAGSAVLKVCTDMGGSITGEHGVGIEKREEMRFIFNDEELKAQIAIREVFNPENLCNPDKVFPIPGRCVEIKKAEYERVD comes from the coding sequence GTGGAACGGGACTCTTTGATTAGTCAATTAATCTCTATCCTTGGATATGATGCGGTGATTTACAAAACGGAAGAGCTAAGAACCTATGAATGTGATGGATATACCATTGATAAGGGTCTGCCAAGAGCTGTGGTGTTTCCTTCCAGCACAGAAGAGGTATCCAAGGTGGTTCGCCTATTGCATCAAGAGAAAATTCCCTTTATCCCAAGGGGAGCGGGAACGGGTTTAAGCGGAGGAGCCATTGCGATCGGTGGGGAAGTGATCATTAGTTTAGTACGGATGAAGAAACTTCTGGAAGTGGATTTTCCGAACCGTAAAGCTGTGGTACAGCCCGGATTTATTAATCTGAAATTAACCAACTCCATAGCCGGAAAAGGGTATTATTATGCTCCTGACCCCTCCAGTCAGCAGGCTTGCACCATCGGAGGAAATGTTGGGGAAAATGCCGGAGGAGCCCACTGTCTGAAATATGGGGTAACGACCAATCATATCCTTGGGCTTGAGCTGGTATTGCCCAATGGAGAGGTGGTGGAGTTGGGAGGAGTGGCGGACATGCCCGGATATGATTTGGTGGGGATATTGACCGGATCTGAAGGGACTTTGGGAATTGTCACTAAGATCACTGTGCGGATTTTAAAAAAACCGGAAGGAGTAAAAACGGTTTTGGCCCTGTTTGACAGTGTAGAAGATGCCAGCCAGACCGTATCTGACATTATTGCTACTGGAATTGTTCCAGCTGCATTGGAAATGATGGATAAAACCGCCATTCAAGCCGTTGAATCTGGTGCTTTTCCCGTGGGTTACCCTGAGGGATTGGAAGCGGTATTGATTGTGGAAGTGGACGGAATTAAGGATGGAATCGATGACCAAATAGAACAAATAATCCGTGTTTGCAAAAAACATCAAGTAAGGGATGTGAAAGCTGCCACTTCAGAAAAAGAGAGAATCAGATGGTGGGCAAACCGGAAAACCGCCTTTGGGGCTATGGGAACTATTTCTCCTGACTATCTGGTACAGGATGGGGTGATTCCGCGAAGCCGTCTGCCTGAAGTTTTGAAAGCGATCCGGGAAATCAGTGAAGATTGCGGATTAAGAATTGCCAATGTGTTTCATGCCGGCGACGGGAATCTTCATCCGCTCATCCTATTTGATGCGAGAGTTCCTGGGGAGACAGAAAAGGCGGTTAAAGCCGGTTCAGCCGTTTTAAAGGTTTGTACGGATATGGGCGGTAGCATAACTGGAGAACATGGCGTTGGTATAGAGAAAAGAGAAGAGATGAGATTTATTTTTAATGATGAAGAATTAAAAGCGCAAATTGCCATCCGTGAAGTGTTTAATCCGGAGAATTTATGCAATCCGGATAAAGTGTTTCCTATTCCCGGTAGATGTGTAGAGATAAAGAAAGCAGAATATGAAAGGGTGGATTAA